A stretch of the Kwoniella shandongensis chromosome 13, complete sequence genome encodes the following:
- a CDS encoding peptide chain release factor 1 encodes MLATTRAKHLARLSKAVAPRHLLKAQTIAPSCSCGCSKFEPGFSSLIASRSISTQTHTKRIVPLLPFKSLRRGYSTEAEAPIEWCTETEERQAKLLATTRARVEVYRKTVSEEPDATDVQAQIARAKVQKELAPLADAWDKYQEMRKSIVDMKPHLEDPDPTLREMFEAEHSTLCSDLDELITTALPKLLLPPSPTAALPTVMSINAGVGGIESALCTESIARMYIRFAEKKGWKMEEISRVDGTGGKGGGGIRELTMKFEPSPWGGNGEDGADEVYGLLQWEKGVHRVQRIPPNETLGRIHTSTVAVVVLPIYPDTEDAPLVDPKDVRLDVMRARGAGGQHVNRTESAVRLTHIPTGITVSMQDSRSQHQNRAWAWDILRARLSEKKHNEDVEARRASRRSQVKGADRSDKIRTYNFNQDRLTDHRFGFSIIGLQNILDGDGLEDVISMMKKDLMERRLESLLQGEEDIDY; translated from the exons ATGTTGGCAACTACACGAGCGAAacacctcgctcgactcaGCAAGGCTGTAGCTCCGCGCCATCTGCTGAAAGCTCAAACCATCGCTCCGAGCTGTTCATGCGGTTGTTCGAAATTTGAGCCAGGTTTCTCGAGTTTGATAGCATCACGATCGATTTCCACTCAGACCCATACTAAGCGGATAGTCCCTTTGCTACCGTTTAAAAGCTTGAGACGAGGGTACTCTACAGAAGCTGAAGCTCCGATAGAATGGTGTACCGAGACTGAGGAGAGACAGGCAAAGTTACTTGCGACGACCAGAGCGAGGGTGGAAGTGTATCGCAAGACTGTCAGCGAG GAACCAGACGCGACGGACGTACAAGCTCAAATAGCTCGAGCAAAGGTCCAGAAGGAGCTTGCACCTCTTGCCGATGCTTGGGATAAGTAccaggagatgaggaag TCAATCGTAGATATGAAGCCTCATCTCGAAGATCCCGATCCGACCCTTCGCGAGATGTTTGAAGCAGAACATTCCACCCTCTGTTCCGACCTCGACGAACTCATTACCACCGCTCTCCCCAAACTCCTCttacctccttctccgaccgCTGCTCTACCTACTGTCATGTCCATTAACGCCGGTGTGGGCGGTATCGAGTCCGCTCTATGTACAGAAAGTATCGCTCGGATGTATATCCGTTTTGCGGAGAAAaaagggtggaagatggaggagatcagTAGAGTCGATGGGAcgggtgggaaaggtggtggagggataAGAGAGTTGACAATGAAGTTTGAGCCTTCGCCATGGGGTGggaatggagaggatggcgcCGATGAGGTGTATGGGTTGTTGCAGTGGGAGAAGGGCGTGCATCGTGTGCAGAGGATTCCTCCGAATGAAACGTTGGGGCGAATACATACTAGCACCGTTGCGGTCGTC GTCCTGCCAATCTATCCGGACACTGAAGACGCGCCACTGGTGGACCCCAAAGATGTTAGGCTCGACGTGATGCGGGCCAGAGGTGCAGGAGGACAACACGTCAACAGGACAGAGTCAGCAGTCCGACTCACTCATATCCCAACCGGGATTACAGTGTCGATGCAAGATTCTCGAAGTCAGCATCAG AACCGAGCATGGGCCTGGGATATCCTTCGAGCTCGATTATCCGAGAAGAAACATAACGAGGATGTAGAAGCTCGCCGAGCTAGTAGACGCAGTCAAGTGAAGGGCGCGGATCGGAGCGACAAGATCCGGACGTACAACTTCAACCAG GACCGTTTGACGGACCATCGTTTCGGATTTAGCATCATCGGCTTGCAGAATATCCTGGATGGCGATGGATTAGAAGATGTCATCTcaatgatgaagaaggatctcATGGAACGACGACTAGAGAGTCTTTTacagggagaagaagacatagATTATTGA